A genomic window from Synechococcus sp. WH 8016 includes:
- a CDS encoding prohibitin family protein — MQTPSQMRSVTPGGPEGGLVAILGLVLAALLLLAQALFVVPAGEVAVVTTLGKVSGAPRQPGLNVKIPLVQQVWPFSIRTQVRPENFATLTKDLQVIEATATIKYALRADQAGRAYSTIASSDRDVYPRIIQPSLLKALKSVFSQYELVTIASEWNDISTLVAETVADELDQFDYVKVLGLDLTGLEIAEEYRAAIEQKQIAEQQLLRAQTEVKIAEQEALRYDTLNKGLNERVLYKLFLDKWDGMTQVVPGLPGTNGAMPSVIVGSKK; from the coding sequence ATGCAGACCCCATCTCAGATGCGTTCGGTGACCCCAGGAGGGCCTGAAGGAGGGCTGGTCGCGATCCTTGGTCTCGTCTTAGCCGCTTTGTTGTTGCTTGCTCAGGCCTTGTTTGTGGTGCCAGCTGGTGAAGTTGCTGTTGTGACAACCCTTGGCAAAGTCAGTGGTGCCCCACGTCAGCCTGGCTTGAATGTCAAAATTCCCCTCGTTCAGCAGGTATGGCCTTTCAGTATCCGAACGCAAGTACGGCCTGAAAACTTTGCCACTCTTACGAAGGATTTGCAGGTAATTGAGGCCACGGCCACCATCAAATACGCGTTACGGGCGGATCAAGCTGGTCGTGCTTACAGCACGATTGCAAGCAGTGATCGCGATGTGTATCCGAGAATTATTCAGCCGTCCTTGTTGAAAGCACTCAAGTCTGTGTTTTCTCAATATGAGTTGGTCACCATCGCCTCTGAATGGAATGACATCTCAACGCTCGTTGCAGAGACAGTTGCCGACGAACTTGATCAATTTGATTATGTAAAGGTGCTGGGTCTTGACCTCACGGGACTGGAAATTGCCGAAGAATATCGTGCCGCGATTGAGCAGAAACAGATTGCTGAACAGCAACTTCTCAGGGCCCAAACCGAGGTGAAAATTGCTGAGCAGGAGGCTTTGCGTTACGACACCTTGAACAAAGGCCTTAACGAACGCGTTTTGTACAAACTTTTCCTTGATAAGTGGGACGGAATGACTCAGGTTGTCCCAGGTCTGCCTGGAACCAATGGTGCTATGCCTTCTGTGATCGTTGGATCGAAGAAGTAA